Proteins from a single region of Solidesulfovibrio fructosivorans JJ]:
- a CDS encoding cytidylyltransferase domain-containing protein, whose amino-acid sequence MEVDPLVVGLIMARGGGSTLYRKNAFRLHGKPVLAWAIDILRRAGFVDTVFVWTEDAELAAIAREAGAVALPRPKDMVHYFGGSWTAGEWSRTQDRQIADHLGRPYDIVVPLNCNCVCLRPESLRTMYDLLRRSRGRVFRVQAVSRVAGGLCLEHPANGRLFPVWNDTDRTPDANPPLFRMVGAAVVDRAMPNAGDIATRYHEVSPREGFDFQHADDIPFALHYLADRAREEGAS is encoded by the coding sequence ATGGAAGTTGATCCGTTGGTGGTGGGGCTTATCATGGCCCGGGGCGGCGGCTCCACCCTCTACCGGAAAAACGCTTTCCGGCTCCACGGGAAGCCGGTCCTGGCCTGGGCCATCGACATCCTGCGGCGGGCGGGCTTTGTCGACACGGTCTTCGTCTGGACCGAGGATGCGGAACTGGCGGCCATCGCCCGGGAGGCCGGGGCCGTGGCCCTGCCGCGCCCCAAGGACATGGTGCATTATTTCGGCGGCAGCTGGACCGCCGGCGAGTGGAGCCGCACCCAGGACCGGCAGATCGCGGATCATCTGGGCCGGCCGTACGACATTGTGGTGCCGCTCAATTGCAATTGCGTGTGCCTGCGGCCGGAGAGCCTGCGGACCATGTACGATCTTTTGCGCCGGAGCCGGGGCCGTGTGTTTCGCGTCCAGGCCGTCAGCCGTGTGGCCGGAGGGCTGTGCCTGGAGCATCCCGCCAACGGCCGGCTTTTTCCGGTCTGGAACGACACGGACCGGACGCCGGACGCCAACCCGCCGCTTTTCCGCATGGTCGGCGCGGCCGTGGTCGACCGGGCCATGCCCAATGCCGGCGACATCGCCACCCGCTACCACGAGGTGTCGCCCCGGGAGGGGTTCGACTTCCAGCACGCGGACGACATCCCCTTTGCCCTGCATTACCTGGCCGACCGGGCGCGGGAAGAGGGGGCGTCATGA
- a CDS encoding glycosyltransferase family 2 protein encodes MNIHDRIAAARDADEAGSPVVQPGALEDPRLFAVPVTRPRVSFVLTSYNYGRYITDCLASVAGQDYDNWECIVVDDASTDDSVARVRAFLASAAAPERFRFIERPANGGQMEAFRHGLARATGSFVVMLDADDVLLPDFLTAHMRAHLAVATVAMTSTNQYQINGAGEVIAGQHMDHQSKGYFRHVRQTSFQKGFWVWATSSSMVFRRSTVERVMPRDGTTFRICADYYIAHFCHLLGDSLLVPTIHGCYRRHGKNNFGSNPVLGNINSVGDLDKHPPHDLFRQTIIRHVCDNRDLFYPIFMGKGLVRFLLRLARPAELPELVARYPEIFPRATAHYLWQATRAAWARSRTPVSEKFKILPVAAARGDRPGTAQPDGRQAT; translated from the coding sequence ATGAACATCCACGACAGGATCGCGGCCGCGCGCGATGCCGATGAGGCCGGGTCGCCCGTTGTCCAACCTGGGGCGTTGGAGGATCCGCGTCTTTTTGCCGTCCCGGTGACGCGCCCCCGGGTGAGCTTCGTTCTCACCAGCTACAATTACGGCCGCTATATCACCGACTGCCTGGCTTCCGTGGCCGGCCAGGACTACGACAACTGGGAATGCATCGTGGTCGACGACGCCTCCACGGACGATTCCGTGGCCCGGGTGCGGGCGTTTCTGGCCAGCGCCGCCGCGCCCGAACGCTTCAGGTTCATCGAGCGCCCGGCCAACGGCGGCCAGATGGAGGCCTTCCGCCACGGCCTGGCCCGGGCCACGGGCAGTTTCGTGGTCATGCTCGACGCCGACGACGTGCTGTTGCCCGATTTCCTGACCGCCCACATGCGGGCGCACCTCGCCGTGGCCACGGTGGCCATGACCAGCACCAACCAGTACCAGATAAACGGCGCGGGCGAGGTGATCGCCGGGCAGCACATGGACCACCAGTCCAAGGGTTATTTCCGCCACGTGCGCCAGACGAGCTTCCAGAAGGGCTTCTGGGTCTGGGCCACGTCCAGCTCCATGGTATTCCGGCGCAGCACCGTGGAGCGCGTCATGCCCCGGGACGGGACCACATTCCGCATCTGCGCGGACTATTACATCGCCCATTTCTGCCATCTGCTCGGCGATTCGCTCCTCGTGCCCACCATCCACGGCTGCTACCGCCGGCACGGAAAAAACAATTTCGGCTCCAACCCGGTGCTCGGCAACATCAACAGCGTGGGCGATCTGGACAAGCATCCGCCCCACGACCTTTTCCGGCAGACCATCATCCGCCACGTGTGCGACAACAGAGACCTGTTCTATCCCATCTTCATGGGCAAGGGACTGGTCCGGTTCCTTTTGCGTCTGGCAAGGCCCGCCGAGCTGCCGGAGCTGGTGGCCCGGTATCCCGAGATTTTTCCCCGCGCGACAGCCCATTACCTGTGGCAGGCGACGCGGGCCGCCTGGGCGCGCTCACGCACGCCGGTCAGCGAGAAATTCAAGATTCTGCCGGTCGCGGCGGCGCGGGGCGACAGGCCCGGCACAGCCCAACCGGATGGGAGGCAGGCGACATGA
- a CDS encoding radical SAM protein has translation MIPLSRMQIIQIDVTNACHNRCSNCTRLVGHHREPFFMDMDTFRRAVDSLADFPGVVGMIGGEPLMHPDFAAMAEYLASVVPDRKRRGLWSTVPKALGQKYGTLIREVFGYQSFNDHSLDKILHQPVLVAAREVVADPKKMWRLIDDCWVQRYWSASITPKGAFFCEVAASLDMLFGGPGGWPVEPGWWKRVPGDYDEQMRQACPHCGCAIALPRRPSAQGIDDVSPGNLRRLTALGSPKVAAGKVEVFHGGLEADWHPGPNWYMSDIERGEELACRARIARRLEAGEAAGATEDRT, from the coding sequence ATGATTCCCCTTTCGCGGATGCAGATCATCCAGATCGACGTGACCAATGCCTGTCACAACCGCTGCTCCAATTGCACGCGGCTGGTCGGGCATCATCGCGAGCCGTTTTTCATGGACATGGACACGTTTCGGCGCGCCGTTGATTCGCTGGCCGATTTTCCCGGCGTCGTCGGCATGATCGGCGGCGAACCGCTTATGCACCCGGACTTCGCCGCCATGGCCGAATATCTGGCTTCGGTCGTCCCGGACCGCAAACGCCGGGGCTTGTGGTCCACCGTGCCGAAGGCCTTGGGCCAAAAATACGGAACGCTGATCCGCGAGGTGTTCGGCTACCAGTCGTTTAACGACCACAGCCTGGACAAGATCCTGCACCAGCCCGTGCTGGTGGCGGCGCGGGAAGTCGTCGCCGATCCCAAGAAAATGTGGCGGCTCATCGACGACTGCTGGGTGCAGCGCTACTGGTCGGCTTCCATCACGCCCAAGGGCGCCTTTTTTTGCGAAGTGGCCGCAAGCCTGGACATGCTTTTCGGCGGCCCGGGCGGCTGGCCCGTCGAGCCCGGCTGGTGGAAGCGCGTTCCCGGGGATTACGACGAGCAGATGCGGCAGGCCTGCCCGCATTGCGGCTGCGCCATCGCGCTGCCGCGCCGGCCGAGCGCGCAGGGCATCGACGACGTGAGCCCGGGGAACCTGCGCCGGCTCACGGCCCTTGGTTCGCCCAAGGTGGCGGCCGGCAAGGTGGAGGTCTTCCACGGCGGCCTGGAAGCCGACTGGCACCCGGGGCCCAACTGGTACATGTCCGACATCGAGCGCGGCGAGGAACTGGCCTGCCGGGCGCGCATCGCCCGGCGTCTCGAGGCTGGGGAGGCGGCCGGGGCGACGGAGGACCGGACATGA
- a CDS encoding radical SAM protein translates to MNAPARLPTTKQRSLTRRGVVWLGQTCNLRCRFCYFQTRIEAKDHPEHPFMSLEKAIAIADTLRGHYDNRAIDIQGGEPTIFPGIERLCEHCAGIGLTPTLITNGLALANRQSCRRLVEAGVRDLLVSVHGLGDSYDDVVGVPGAHKKQMEALSNCLDVGLPVRFNCVLTRSALPQLVAVAALAAEVGARVVNFIAFNPFEDQQTGERSRKDVPAYGEVTPPLVKALDSLERAGIEANVRYFPLCQVPDAYRKNIYDFQQLPYDSHEWDYASWSWTDMKPQRMRDGGLSPLITLREANLRSPLYRAIPAEVSERFTTEELYRENARIRAVEHCGYRYAPACEACGARGICDGFHGDYASFFGFGEAAPIETPAPITDPKHYIDAQDKIVD, encoded by the coding sequence ATGAACGCGCCGGCACGCCTCCCCACGACGAAACAGCGCTCCCTGACCAGGCGCGGCGTGGTCTGGCTGGGCCAGACCTGCAACCTGCGCTGCCGGTTCTGCTATTTCCAGACGCGCATCGAAGCCAAGGACCATCCCGAACATCCTTTCATGAGCCTGGAAAAAGCGATCGCCATCGCCGACACGCTGCGCGGGCATTACGACAATCGGGCCATCGACATCCAGGGCGGCGAACCCACCATTTTCCCGGGCATCGAGCGCCTCTGCGAGCACTGCGCGGGCATCGGGCTGACGCCGACGCTCATCACCAACGGTCTGGCCCTGGCCAATAGGCAGTCCTGCCGGCGTCTGGTCGAGGCCGGCGTGCGCGATCTGCTCGTCAGCGTCCACGGCCTGGGGGACAGTTACGACGACGTGGTCGGCGTGCCCGGGGCGCACAAGAAGCAGATGGAGGCCTTGTCCAATTGCCTGGATGTGGGGCTGCCGGTGCGGTTTAATTGCGTGCTGACGCGTTCCGCCCTGCCGCAGCTTGTCGCCGTGGCCGCCCTTGCCGCCGAGGTCGGGGCGCGGGTGGTCAATTTCATCGCCTTCAATCCCTTCGAGGACCAGCAAACCGGCGAGCGTTCCCGCAAGGACGTGCCGGCCTACGGCGAGGTCACGCCGCCCCTGGTCAAGGCCCTGGACAGCCTGGAGCGCGCCGGCATCGAGGCCAACGTGCGCTATTTCCCCCTGTGCCAGGTGCCGGACGCCTATCGGAAAAACATCTACGATTTCCAGCAGCTCCCCTACGACTCCCACGAGTGGGACTACGCCTCCTGGTCCTGGACGGACATGAAGCCCCAGCGCATGCGCGACGGCGGGCTGTCGCCGCTTATAACCCTGCGTGAGGCCAACCTGCGTTCGCCCCTGTACCGGGCCATCCCGGCCGAAGTGTCCGAGCGTTTCACGACCGAGGAGCTCTACCGGGAAAACGCCCGCATCCGGGCCGTGGAGCACTGCGGCTACAGGTACGCCCCGGCCTGCGAGGCCTGCGGCGCGCGGGGCATCTGCGACGGCTTCCACGGCGATTACGCCTCGTTTTTCGGCTTTGGCGAGGCCGCGCCCATCGAAACGCCCGCGCCCATCACCGATCCGAAGCACTATATCGACGCCCAGGACAAGATCGTCGATTGA
- a CDS encoding class I SAM-dependent methyltransferase, with translation MTGVTHNACPICGGAFDIVAVSSHMRRIARCRDCRHAFVQNPPSREALFAWFQGESYFADNYNRQGIFSLEDDAQWEGWLAGRFDELEWYIPEAGLASGPPRRVFEVGCLEGRLVDALARRGHAVAACDINETMTRRGRRAFGRDIRTGTVGRCAPPLGAFDVVLVYFVLQYEPCPQTAFASWMRLLAPGGRIFCIFPVGESSRVDPVGLHFFSRASLTRLARTHLYDYRLTVVAEDRPGRKEHKAVLVGSNPA, from the coding sequence ATGACCGGCGTCACCCACAACGCGTGCCCCATCTGCGGCGGCGCCTTCGATATCGTGGCCGTCAGTTCCCACATGCGGCGCATTGCCCGCTGCCGGGACTGCCGCCACGCCTTCGTGCAGAATCCGCCGTCCCGGGAGGCGCTTTTCGCCTGGTTCCAGGGCGAGTCCTACTTTGCCGACAACTACAACCGGCAGGGGATTTTCTCCCTGGAAGACGATGCCCAGTGGGAAGGCTGGCTGGCCGGGCGTTTCGACGAGCTGGAGTGGTACATTCCCGAGGCGGGGCTCGCCTCCGGGCCGCCGCGCCGGGTGTTCGAGGTGGGCTGCCTGGAGGGGCGGCTTGTCGACGCGCTGGCCCGCCGGGGGCATGCGGTCGCCGCCTGCGACATCAACGAGACCATGACCCGGCGGGGGAGGAGGGCTTTCGGCCGGGACATCCGCACCGGCACGGTGGGCCGCTGCGCGCCGCCGCTTGGGGCTTTCGACGTGGTGCTGGTCTATTTCGTGCTCCAATACGAACCGTGCCCGCAGACAGCGTTCGCCTCGTGGATGCGCCTGCTCGCCCCGGGCGGCCGGATCTTCTGCATCTTCCCCGTGGGCGAGAGCTCCCGCGTCGACCCCGTCGGGCTGCATTTTTTCTCCCGCGCCTCGCTGACGCGGCTGGCCCGGACCCACCTGTACGATTACCGTCTGACCGTCGTTGCCGAGGACCGGCCCGGCCGCAAGGAGCACAAGGCCGTGCTGGTCGGTTCCAATCCCGCTTGA
- a CDS encoding ABC transporter permease has product MRRLRNVYRLGIKELWGLWHDKVLLVVIVWVFTGGIYVVARATSQELHNAPIAIVDEDDSSLSVRITQSFYGPYFKTPRRIASYEMDPALNAGRFIFVLDIPPDFEHDVLAGRQPDIQVNIDATMMSQAYIGASYIQNIIAGAVREFVQRRRGAAATPVELAVRVKFNPNLTSSWFGSVMEIINNITLLSILLAGAALVRERERGTLEHLLVMPIAAVEILVAKIWSMGFVVVTAVALSLAFVVRGALGVPLAGSVPLFLSGALLQFYATSCIGVFLGTISRNMPQLGLSMILVILPLEILSGSISPRESMPELVQDIMQLAPTTHFVSLAQAILYRGAGFSLVWPNFVAMAAIGAGFFLLALALFRRSLAKAR; this is encoded by the coding sequence ATGCGTCGCCTGCGCAACGTATACCGCCTCGGGATCAAGGAGCTGTGGGGATTGTGGCACGACAAGGTGCTGCTGGTGGTCATCGTCTGGGTCTTTACCGGCGGCATCTACGTGGTGGCCCGGGCCACCTCGCAGGAGCTGCACAACGCGCCCATCGCCATTGTCGACGAGGACGACTCGTCGCTGTCCGTGCGCATCACCCAGTCGTTTTACGGGCCGTATTTCAAGACGCCGCGCCGCATCGCGTCCTACGAGATGGACCCGGCGCTTAACGCCGGGCGCTTCATCTTCGTGCTCGATATCCCGCCGGACTTCGAACACGACGTCCTGGCCGGCCGGCAACCGGACATCCAGGTCAACATCGACGCCACCATGATGTCGCAAGCCTACATCGGCGCAAGCTACATCCAGAACATCATCGCCGGCGCGGTGCGCGAATTCGTCCAGCGCCGGCGCGGCGCGGCGGCAACGCCCGTGGAGCTTGCCGTGCGGGTCAAGTTCAACCCCAACCTGACCAGTTCCTGGTTCGGCAGCGTGATGGAGATCATCAACAACATCACCCTGCTCTCCATTCTCCTGGCCGGCGCGGCGCTGGTGCGCGAACGCGAGCGCGGCACCCTGGAGCATCTGCTGGTCATGCCGATTGCGGCCGTGGAGATCCTGGTGGCCAAGATATGGTCCATGGGCTTCGTGGTGGTGACCGCCGTGGCCTTGTCGCTGGCCTTCGTGGTACGCGGGGCGCTCGGCGTGCCGCTGGCCGGATCGGTGCCGCTTTTCCTTAGCGGCGCGCTGCTCCAGTTTTACGCCACGTCCTGCATCGGCGTCTTTCTGGGCACCATTTCCCGCAACATGCCCCAGCTCGGGCTGTCCATGATCCTGGTCATCCTGCCGCTGGAAATCCTCTCCGGCAGCATCAGCCCCCGGGAGAGCATGCCGGAGCTCGTCCAGGACATCATGCAGCTGGCCCCGACCACGCATTTCGTGAGCCTGGCCCAGGCGATCCTCTATCGCGGGGCGGGATTTTCGCTGGTCTGGCCCAACTTCGTCGCCATGGCCGCCATCGGCGCGGGCTTTTTCCTGCTTGCCCTGGCCCTTTTCCGACGAAGCCTGGCCAAGGCGCGGTAG
- the rbbA gene encoding ribosome-associated ATPase/putative transporter RbbA, giving the protein MTPTGAVRLTGVGLRYGKVVALDAVDLDIPAGRMIGLIGPDGVGKSSLLALASGARRIQRGTVEVLGGDMADAKHRDAVCPRIAYMPQGLGKNLYMTLSVRENVDFFARLFGLGPRERRQRIDRLLLSTGLAPFGDRAAGKLSGGMKQKLGLCCALIHDPDLLLLDEPTTGVDPLSRRQFWRLIDGIRAGRPGMSVLVATAYMEEAQGFDWLAAMDAGRILATGTPAEMLSRTGAPDLDTAFIRLLPESRRQGHKRLVVPPLASREDEPPAIVAEGLTMRFGSFTAVDHVNFEIRRGEIFGFLGSNGCGKTTTMKMLTGLLPPTEGRALLFGKAVDTRDMATRKRVGYMTQSFSLYEELTVRHNLTLHAQLFQMPRAEIPARVGEMLTRFNLTAYADERPERLPLGIRQRLSLAVAVIHGPEMLILDEPTSGVDPVARDGFWELLVDLSRNQGVTIFVSTHFMNEGERCDRISLMHAGKVLASDAPATLARLRGKATLEEAFIDYLEEASGMTGPGSPDKADAAPLPQPEPEKAGPARIPGLSLMRLSAYAGREFREILRDPVRLLISLMGSVILLAILGYGITFDVENLHFAVLDRDQSPESRDYIRNFSGSRYFKELPPLADTRDMDRRMATGDLSVALEIPPDFGRDVRRGRKATIGVWVDGAMPFRGETIRGYVEGVHGLYLANLARQSGAASAQAASGVQVRYRYNQDFKSLYAMVPAVIPLLLVFIPAIMTALGVVREKELGSIVNLYVTPVTRVEFLLGKQLPYAAVSMVSFFGMCALAVFAFHVPVKGSFAALTLTGLAFVMVTTGIGLLVSAFTRTQIAALAVAAITTLLATITFSGLTTPVAALQGPGAFIGTVYPATYFLNISRGIFTKALSLRDLMPDFLVLCAYVPALTGVSVWLLPKQEK; this is encoded by the coding sequence ATGACCCCGACGGGCGCGGTCCGGCTCACCGGCGTGGGACTGCGCTACGGCAAGGTCGTGGCCCTGGACGCCGTGGACCTCGACATCCCGGCCGGGCGCATGATCGGGCTCATCGGCCCGGACGGGGTGGGGAAATCGAGCCTGCTCGCCCTGGCGTCCGGGGCGAGGCGCATCCAGCGGGGGACGGTGGAGGTCCTTGGCGGCGACATGGCCGACGCCAAGCACCGGGACGCGGTCTGCCCGCGCATCGCCTACATGCCCCAGGGGCTTGGCAAAAACCTGTACATGACCCTTTCCGTGCGCGAAAACGTGGACTTTTTCGCCCGGCTTTTCGGCCTGGGCCCGCGCGAACGCCGCCAACGCATCGACCGGTTGCTTTTAAGCACCGGCCTTGCCCCCTTCGGCGACCGGGCCGCCGGCAAGCTCTCCGGGGGCATGAAGCAAAAGCTCGGGCTGTGTTGCGCCCTGATCCACGACCCGGACCTGCTTCTGCTCGACGAACCGACCACCGGGGTGGACCCGCTTTCCCGCCGCCAGTTCTGGCGGCTTATCGACGGCATCCGCGCCGGCCGTCCGGGCATGAGCGTGCTGGTGGCCACGGCCTACATGGAGGAGGCCCAGGGCTTCGACTGGCTGGCGGCCATGGATGCCGGCCGCATCCTGGCCACGGGGACGCCGGCCGAGATGCTTTCCCGTACCGGCGCGCCGGACCTGGACACGGCCTTTATCCGTCTGCTGCCCGAATCCAGGCGGCAAGGGCACAAGAGGCTGGTGGTGCCGCCCCTCGCCTCCCGGGAAGACGAGCCGCCGGCCATCGTGGCCGAGGGGCTGACCATGCGTTTCGGATCGTTTACCGCCGTGGACCACGTGAATTTCGAGATCCGCCGGGGCGAAATCTTCGGCTTTCTCGGCTCCAACGGCTGCGGCAAGACCACCACCATGAAGATGCTGACCGGGCTGTTGCCGCCGACCGAGGGCCGGGCGCTCCTTTTCGGCAAGGCGGTCGATACCCGGGACATGGCGACGCGCAAGCGCGTGGGCTACATGACCCAGTCCTTTTCCCTCTACGAAGAACTGACCGTGCGCCACAACCTCACCCTGCACGCCCAGCTCTTCCAGATGCCCCGGGCCGAGATTCCGGCCCGCGTGGGCGAGATGCTCACGCGGTTCAACCTCACCGCCTACGCCGACGAGCGGCCCGAGCGCCTGCCGCTCGGCATCCGCCAACGCCTGTCCCTGGCCGTGGCCGTGATCCACGGCCCGGAGATGCTGATTCTCGACGAGCCCACCTCGGGTGTGGACCCCGTGGCCCGGGACGGCTTCTGGGAACTGCTCGTCGATTTGTCGCGCAACCAGGGCGTGACCATCTTCGTGTCCACCCACTTCATGAACGAAGGCGAGCGCTGCGACCGCATCTCGCTCATGCACGCGGGCAAGGTCCTGGCCAGCGACGCGCCGGCGACCCTGGCCAGACTTCGCGGCAAGGCCACCCTGGAAGAGGCCTTCATCGACTACCTCGAGGAAGCCTCGGGGATGACCGGCCCCGGCTCCCCGGACAAGGCTGACGCCGCTCCCCTGCCCCAACCGGAGCCGGAGAAAGCCGGACCGGCCCGCATCCCGGGACTAAGCCTCATGCGCCTTTCCGCATACGCCGGCCGGGAGTTTCGGGAAATCCTGCGCGACCCGGTGCGGCTGCTCATCTCGCTTATGGGTTCGGTGATCCTGCTCGCCATCCTCGGCTACGGCATCACCTTCGATGTGGAGAACCTGCATTTCGCGGTCCTCGACCGGGACCAGTCGCCCGAGAGCCGGGACTACATCCGCAATTTCAGCGGCTCGCGGTATTTCAAGGAACTCCCCCCCCTGGCCGACACGCGGGACATGGACCGGCGCATGGCCACGGGCGATCTGAGCGTGGCCCTGGAGATTCCCCCGGATTTCGGCCGGGACGTGCGGCGCGGGCGCAAGGCGACCATCGGCGTCTGGGTGGACGGGGCCATGCCCTTTCGCGGCGAGACCATACGCGGCTACGTGGAGGGCGTGCACGGCCTGTATCTGGCAAACCTGGCCCGCCAAAGCGGCGCGGCATCCGCACAGGCCGCGTCCGGCGTCCAGGTGCGCTACCGCTACAACCAGGATTTCAAGAGTCTCTACGCCATGGTCCCTGCCGTCATCCCGCTCCTTCTGGTCTTCATCCCGGCCATCATGACAGCCCTCGGCGTGGTGCGGGAAAAGGAGCTGGGCTCCATCGTCAACCTCTACGTCACGCCGGTGACCCGGGTGGAATTTTTGCTCGGCAAGCAACTGCCCTACGCGGCCGTGAGCATGGTCAGCTTTTTCGGCATGTGCGCTCTGGCCGTTTTCGCCTTCCACGTGCCCGTCAAGGGCAGCTTCGCCGCCCTGACGCTCACCGGCCTGGCCTTCGTCATGGTGACCACGGGCATCGGGCTGCTGGTCTCCGCCTTCACCCGGACCCAGATCGCCGCCCTGGCCGTGGCCGCCATCACGACGCTTCTGGCCACCATCACCTTTTCCGGACTGACCACCCCGGTCGCGGCGCTGCAAGGACCGGGGGCCTTTATCGGCACCGTGTATCCGGCCACCTACTTCCTCAACATCAGCCGGGGCATTTTCACCAAGGCCCTGTCGCTGCGCGATCTTATGCCGGATTTCCTGGTCCTTTGCGCCTATGTGCCGGCGCTGACCGGCGTCAGCGTCTGGCTGCTGCCCAAGCAGGAGAAATGA
- a CDS encoding HlyD family secretion protein: MSQKKSQRWLVFLLLPLLAAGGVFTWYKLKPRDLAGAFAVGNGRIEATEVDIATKLAGRLTAVTVREGDDVTVGQVLARIDTKVLDADLREAQAAILQAAHKKASAAASVAQRQNEIAAAEALVAQRASQLQLAEIELRRTKVLHTGGIVAREKLDVDQTARETSNALLEAAKAQLFAAKSALEAAAAGVEEAQAAIEAARAKAETIRADIADCTLTAPIDGRVLYRLAEPGEVLGVGGHVVTLLDLADVYMTLFLPTSQVGRTALDAEARIVLDARPDLSIPGRVTFVSPQAQFTPKAVETRTEREKLMFRIKINILPELLRRYAKLVKTGLPGVAYVRLDPAAPWPREVPPVVKVREPAP; encoded by the coding sequence ATGTCGCAAAAAAAGTCCCAACGCTGGCTCGTCTTTCTCCTGCTCCCGCTCCTCGCCGCCGGGGGCGTCTTCACCTGGTACAAGCTCAAGCCCCGCGACCTCGCCGGCGCTTTCGCCGTGGGCAACGGTCGTATCGAGGCCACGGAAGTGGATATCGCCACCAAGCTGGCCGGACGCCTGACCGCCGTGACCGTGCGGGAAGGCGACGACGTCACGGTGGGACAGGTGCTGGCCAGAATCGACACCAAGGTCCTCGACGCCGACCTGCGCGAGGCCCAGGCGGCCATCCTCCAGGCCGCGCACAAAAAGGCCAGCGCCGCGGCCTCCGTGGCCCAGCGCCAAAACGAAATCGCCGCCGCCGAGGCCCTGGTGGCCCAGCGGGCCAGCCAGCTCCAACTGGCCGAAATCGAACTGCGCCGCACCAAGGTGCTGCATACCGGCGGCATCGTGGCCCGCGAAAAGCTCGACGTGGACCAGACCGCCCGGGAGACCAGCAACGCCCTGCTCGAGGCGGCCAAGGCCCAGCTTTTCGCCGCCAAATCCGCCCTGGAAGCCGCCGCAGCCGGCGTCGAGGAGGCCCAGGCGGCCATCGAGGCGGCCAGGGCCAAGGCCGAAACGATCCGGGCCGACATCGCGGACTGCACCCTGACCGCGCCCATCGACGGCCGGGTGCTCTACCGGCTGGCCGAGCCCGGGGAGGTCCTCGGCGTGGGCGGCCATGTCGTCACCCTGCTCGACCTTGCCGACGTCTACATGACCCTTTTTCTGCCCACCTCCCAGGTGGGACGCACGGCCCTCGACGCCGAGGCGCGCATCGTGCTCGACGCCCGGCCGGATCTGTCCATCCCCGGGCGGGTGACCTTCGTCTCGCCCCAGGCCCAGTTCACGCCCAAGGCCGTGGAGACACGCACCGAGCGCGAAAAGCTGATGTTTCGCATCAAGATCAACATCCTGCCCGAGCTGCTGCGGCGCTACGCCAAGCTGGTGAAGACGGGCCTGCCCGGCGTGGCCTACGTGCGTCTCGATCCCGCCGCCCCCTGGCCGCGCGAGGTGCCGCCCGTGGTAAAAGTGAGGGAGCCCGCGCCATGA
- a CDS encoding RNA polymerase sigma factor, which yields MNHDDETQLIEDILDGEAAAYAVLVRRYQSPIHGLMSRMCRNPADASDLTQEAFVVAYEKLEKFKVGARFFPWLYTLSLNIARDHLRKQGRVEIPASALHDGFMENIQDETADDALIEKIDSEKLFAAMEALGLETREVLILRYQEGLSIQDIADALKISVSAVKMRISRGLERLRAMFVVPRGGQEA from the coding sequence ATGAACCACGATGACGAGACACAGCTTATCGAAGACATCCTTGATGGGGAGGCCGCCGCATACGCCGTGCTGGTCCGTCGTTACCAGTCGCCGATTCATGGACTCATGTCGCGCATGTGCCGCAATCCCGCAGATGCCAGCGACCTGACCCAGGAAGCCTTTGTCGTGGCGTACGAAAAACTCGAAAAATTCAAGGTTGGGGCGCGGTTTTTCCCCTGGCTTTACACGCTCAGTCTCAATATCGCGCGCGACCATCTCCGCAAGCAGGGGCGCGTGGAAATACCGGCGTCGGCGTTACATGATGGTTTCATGGAGAACATACAGGATGAAACAGCGGATGATGCTCTGATCGAAAAGATTGATAGTGAAAAGCTTTTCGCCGCAATGGAGGCTCTTGGCCTGGAGACCAGGGAAGTGTTGATCCTGCGTTACCAAGAGGGATTGTCCATTCAAGATATCGCGGATGCCCTGAAAATATCGGTGAGCGCTGTCAAAATGCGCATTTCCCGGGGGCTTGAACGATTGCGCGCAATGTTTGTGGTTCCCAGAGGCGGGCAAGAAGCATGA